CTCCACTTCCACTCATGCACTTTGCCAGCAACTGAAGCTACCAGTGCCTGTGGTCATATCCacagctctcccttccccagaaacCTTATTTGGTGTGGTATCTTATTCGGTTCTTATGGGGTCTGTCCCCTTTTTACCCATCGTGCTGGACTGAATGGGATCCACGGTGGCCAGGGGAATTCACAGCCAGAAGTTTGAAGGACCGGGGAGGATTTCGAAAGGTTCCTTTACCTAGGTGTGTGCTACGGATAGCCCTTGGTCCAGCACTGCCTGGTGGGTCTCTCCCATGAGCTCATGTGGATCCTGGATGAGCCCCCCAAAATGTCGGGTTCACAAACAGGAATCAAGTCGCAGTCACAGCACAGAGAGTTCATTATTACAATAGTAATACAGATCTTCATGGGTGAGGACAAGCAGAATTTGTTGCCCTGAAAGCGAGCTCAACCTCCCCACCAAAGGTGGGAGAGGTAGTTAGTTATAGTCCATGGTGGACTTGGTGTTCCCTCACACCATCAATAGGGTCCAATCAAGAGCCTTTAATCGTATGATCCAATGGATGCAATCAAGTGTGGCTGCAGTTTTCTTAACTGATGAGGGTAGGGAAAGGGCTAAAGGATGATTTAAGAAAAAACAAGCTAGTTTAAATACAAAATGAAgtctgaaaacaaaatggagcaGGGCTGGCTAAGAGTTGGTTTCCACAGTATCAACGCAGCATCCTTGCTCCTCTTGCCATGGCTCTCAAAGTTCAGTTGGGGGATTTGCTGTCTAATGTAGAGTTTGATGAAGTTTAACCTATGTTTTTTTCTGGAGACTTGCCcttgtcctgcccacaaggagtttacagtctagagggggaaacagacattaatataaacatatgATTTCTTTGTTTATGCTACTGTGACTTTTGAACTTAAGCTTTTAGTAGTAATGGTATCTTTTTAGCCTAACTttggtaataatcatggtattttctaagtgcttgctatgtgcttgcTTGACTGCCATGTTTTCAAAAAGAGTCTATACAGCAACAAGACTCTGAGAACTGAGATTCAAGGATCTAGATGGTCAGAGACCATCTGCATTTCAgctgcatttcaatcaatcaatccattgtattcactgaggacgtactgtgggcagagcactgtactaagcaattgggagagtacgaataacacagttggtagacacatgccctgccaacAACATGCATTCCTTCAGGGATGCTTAAAACCATTATGTTGTAATGATTCTGTCTCCTGCTGTTCAGGAGAAGTTTTGTTTTTGTAAATTTCATTCTGGTCCTCAAGCCTATCTGTTCCTCAGAGATTAGAATTTATTTGAATGTAGTATTTGCTACTGTCACATGTTAATTGATgtttaatatgatgatgatgttggtatttgttaagcacttactatatgcacagcactgttctaagcgctggggtagatacagggtaatcaggttgtcccacatgaggctcacagttaatccccattttacagatgaggtaactgaggcccagggaagttaagtgacttgcccacagtcacacagctgccaagtggcagagccaggattcgaacccatgacctctgactcccaagcccgggttctttccactgagccacgctgcttctctataatgttggtatttgttaagcgcttactatgtgcagagcactgttctaagcactggggtagacacggaaccaggttgtcccacgtggggctcacagtcttaatccccattttacagatgaggtaactgtggcacagagaagttaagtgacttgcccacagtcacacagctgacaagtggcagagtcgggattcgaacccatgacctctgactccaaagcccgtgctctttccactgagccacgtaatatGCCCTCTTGTAGCCAAGAAACAAAGCAAGCTTATCTTCTATCTGCAGGATAAGGACAGTtcttggggcagaaacaagaaacTGTAAGGGGCAGAATCAGAATGGAGTGGAAACAGTCAATAAATGGCTTACAAAGCAGGCCTGCCTCTTTCTATATCTGTGGTAACTACTGCTGGTAAAGCCTGCCCCAAATATTGTTTTTGGAGGACCCAAGTAGGACCCAAGGAGGACCCAAAACAAGAATTGACCAACAATAACCAAGATGGAAACATATCCCCCTTACTTAATGATAATGGTGCCATATTGAAATCCTGGGGAATTTCTTCAGGATTTCAGAGGTAGAAATGTTTGTGAAATGTGTCCTCTTGCTTGTAGTTCCTGAGCGATATACCACCAGATCCTGGAATTTTGCCATTCTTCATGGCTCTAGAAGCTGTGGTGACCTCATTAAGTATTGGAGCTAAAGCCATGTCTTTATGACCTGGCAGGTAAACTATGGAGACGAAAGCAGCTCAAGCAACCAAGTATGGTCAGAAACAAACTTTATTTACCCTTCCAAAACTACGATAGGTTACAGAGAGAGCAATAGCGATAAACAGCAATACTTTTAATATCATGTGCTTACACTCTTTCcattcttctccccactcctcccacagTGACACACAGGCCACTTACCGCATTCCTTCATCCATTTCAGTGAGCATCTATGTCCTAACAGCTTGGAAAATACCCCTAACCCATGTTGGCTAGGACTGGTTCCCACAATTAGGGTGGATTGACTTGGGATTTGCCATCCAAACCCAACCTGCTATAACAGTGCCTCCCCCAATTCAGTATTCATTGAAAAAGGCAAATGGGCAAACAATTGAATCACCTCACCAAAGAACCCTGAAAACAAGGAAGTGGGCATCGTCATTGGGGAAGATTGGGCAGTATAAGAGAAAAAATAGGCACAGTCTTTTCCTTGGAGGAGCACATTCTCTAGCTAGAGAGATGGagagtaaaatgaattacagttagggTTAGGAACCCAGGATAAGGACATTTGCATGAATGCGGTGGTGGGTGGGGATGAGCCACTGAGTGCTTTGGGGGTTATGGGctcaaggagagaggtgaggcagCAGTGGGGGAAGATGAGTAGGAAGCAATTGTTCCAGAAAGTGGTCTGCCCCAGGGGCAGCCTGGAGAGCCAACTAAAGGGATAATTTGGATGAGGTAGGCTGTTGGCTTTGAGGCATTTCCTTGGAAATGCTAGTGGCAGTATCTGCCTAGTGTTCCTGGGGAAAAGGATGGTTTCCACTTTTAGACTCCTTTTTTGACTTGTGATACTTAGGTAAAACATCTATCGTTCCCTGTCACTTGAATACCGCTGACCAGACTGGAATGGTGCCTGGAGCACGGGGAAGCTTGTCAATGAGGAATGGAGGACCATTCTACTAACCTGCTCCACAGAAATGTAGTCTAACTTTCAAGAGAATTCCCAGAGCCTCCTGATCCATCACCTTTAATTTGTGGTCCTAGATCTGGGGATTGGAGAGTGCCAAAGCCCACAATTTCAGTGTGGGGCATGCCTCTCCATATCAGTGATTCCCCGAAGCAGCTCAACCCAAGTGGATTATGGGGTGATCTGGAGTGTCTGTACAGTCCCAGAACACTCTCCTGTCAGGTGTGTGAACTTCTGAAGGGCTCAGTTTATTCCCAACAATCCCCTTTGGCATTCTTCAAATATCTGTTCCACTGGGGAATAAGGATGGGAGGCACTGGCCTCCCAACTAACTCTTCTAACTTGGGAACTGCGACCTTCTCCATCAGGGAAGCCTGGGAGATTCACTCTTGGGGTCCCTTACACTGGGGCCAGGAAAAATGACTTCCTTCAGACTTTTCTTTGCTCAaatccagctcttagcacagcttTCAACACCTAATAGTCAATCCTTTACCAAtcccagcatcatcattatcgcTTCCACTTACGAGATTACTAATGTCTCTAGAGGGCTTGTAGGGCAGTGACATCGGGGCAGAACCTTTAGCAAAACCTCCAGCAGTCCCCTACATGGTTGGACTGATTGCAGGTAGGTTGCAGGAGGCAAGGTTTGGATTGATTAGGATCAGACTGATAGGGCCCAGCTTCCACTTACAAGCCTCAACCTTGAGGCCTAAAAAGGACCCTTCTCTTTGGACCAACTGAGCCTCGTGTGCATCAAGCTTGAGGCCCACACCGGTCAATCTCTTGATGATGATACCGGTCACCCTTTGTGTCTTCTCCTCAGAAACCCCCCAACAGAGGAGCTCTTTCTCATCTGGGGCCACCCTGGGGTAGAGCTCTGCGAGAACACCCTGCACTGCTGGATGAAAAATGGCTATGTTATGAAGAAACCCCCAAGGCAGCCTAGTCCAGCAGTATCGCTGCTTCCCCCAAGTAAAGGTTATCTTAGGTTGGCTGAAGGGGTCTAGTGGTCTGCTCAAAAACCAATTGTCAGTGCTCGGTCCCGGGAGCCAGGGCGCATTCTCTGGGACCTTATCCTCTGACCCTTGATAGGTGGTTACCATTGGAATCAATTGGGCTGTTGCCTCACTCAAGGCCCAGGAGTCAATCCTCGAGCTCCATGGGGCACGCGACTTCTTCGCTGGCCACAGTGGAGCATCAGAGGGTGACACCCCTGGCATGAAATCACCTCGATCCTCTAGGATGTGTATGGGCTGAACGTcttcctcactactctcctcaagAAGGGGGTACCATTTATGCTTagggaggaaatggaaggggGTCACCTGCTGCTGGTCAGCCTCCAGGCTATCACGGGCCCAGGCTTCGGAGGTGTCTTCCCACACAGGTGGGACAATTTCCCGCAGGATACCATTCAGTGGCTCAAAATCCCACATTCCCCGTGCCATGCCCTTCTTACCGGTCATGTACTTGGGACTCTCCCAGAGGGCAAGTGCCTTGAAGTGGGAATAATGCATGACTGCCCCATCTTCTGGGTTTGATTCCTCATCTGTGTCAATGTCAGACTCTTCCACCCCCGGACCCCAAATGTCATGTACGTTGGTGTCTGCTCCCTTTTCCCACCATTCTtcgtctccttcctctccactctcttcctccatctccccttcccctttcattgGGATATCCGGAAATTCATCGACAAATGATCCGGTTTCTACGATAAACTCCCAAGGACGGGAATCCTTGGAATCTTCTCTTTGACCCAGTCGATACCACAGATCATGAATGCTCTCTACTAGAGTCTGTAAGGCAGACCGCAGTACACGTGGGTCCCGGATAATGGGGCCATTGGGGTCCACTTTCCATCTCTTATTTACGATGTAGCCCCATCCTCTGCTGagccccaccctcttctccatccaattcCTATCCACTTCAGCTAAATTGTAAGATGATATGGTTTCTATCCAAAAGTCCTTGCCTTCCAGTTTACGCCACAAATCATGCAGGCCCTCTGCTAAAGCCTGTATGGCGACCCCTTTAGCCTCATCCGGCTTGCTGTTACCCTCTAGGTCACGGGCACCCTCCACCCAAATCCTGAGCACCAACCATGCCTGATCCTCCGGGGGAGCATAAGATCCTGACGGCTCCTCTGAGGTGGTGCCAGCAGTTTGCCCCACGAGGTACTCGATTTCAAATTCCGACTCCTGAGATTCCATTGCTGGCTGATGAAATCCGGTCTCGGTCCTCAGTTCCAAAGCTCGCAGGGCCAGATCTGTTACCGGTCCAGCCAATAGCCTGAAACTCTGGAGACAAAAGCGGATCATGCATCCTGATACAGCTAGAAGTAGACTTTGTTGACCCACGCCTGGACAGCCGATGTGGCAGAAAGAGCAAGTGCAGACTTTAATATCTTTTCTTTTATAAACTTACCCTAttgtctttcctcctcccacccctccctagcGATACCCAAGACacctcccctgttcctccccaccaTACCCTTGAGCTCTCCCTAACAACTCCCCATGCACCGCTGAAAATCAGCTTTTCCTCAGTTCATCATTTTCATGGTCAAAGCCAATCCTTCTACCTGAATGTGAACAGTCCCTTGGTTGGATTCGGATCGGACGCTCTCTTTTCTTAGTCCTTCTCGCTTGGGCCAGTGGTAGAAGATATTCCTCCTGGTCACACACTTTGGCTCAGTTCCTTAGGGACCGTTATGTCCTAGAAATGAAACAATAACATTAAAATGTTTTGTGTTGGGCAGGAGTATTGGTAACATAGGGTGTTAATttacaattataatgataataataatcatagtaccaAGCATGAGCAATCCCCCCCCCACTGTGCTTTCCCTAGCATTTAAGTGGCATGGCCTGAACCCAGTAAATGCTCTTTGAATACCACAGATTTATTGAAAGATCTGGATGGCCACTGACTTTACCAAGTAATGGGGGAGGTCTAAAGCACCCAGGAGGCAGCTGGAGATCATTGAAGATGGtgtgttggggcggggagggcggggaggaacgCGGGGCTGGGTGGTAGAGGAAGGTCCTGGAagggttaagtgacatgcccaaagtcacagagcagacaaggggcaaagccaggattagaactcagatctcctgattcccaggcccattagaAAGACTCAGCTAGTCAGTATCAATCAAtattatctactgagtgcttgctctgtgcagagcactgtactcagcacctgggagagtactaggCATgacccttgcccacagggagtttaccatccagagagggagacagacattaaaataaataatggatatatcCGTGAGTGGAGTTAGAGGCACAGGGAGAGGAGTTAGATTTCCAGAGCAGATGGGAGACCTTCTCTTGGGAGAAACCTCCCACTCTCCTTAGTGTCTCCTAGGGGCtgaaggaggtgagaggagggcaggggcttcCCCTTCaaacacaaaatggggattcaatacttgttcacccTCCCAATGAGATTGTCAGTCcctcaggtgggacctgattatcttgtatctaccctagtgctcagtacagtgcttgacacctaggaggccctgaacaaacaccacagttactatcattgtgcatatatcccagcacttgttAAAGAAATCGGGACATTAAGTAGGTACTtaaccactatcatcattatctttATCATTTTCTCTTAAGAATTCCTGTCAAAAACTGCTAAAAGTCTGGGCCGGTTAAAGTCGCTGGAACAATATCAAGTCACAAATTCAGGCATATCGTTCAGTCACAATTTCCAGTCCAAAATTCTGGAAATCGATTCCAGTCACAATCTCAGTAAAAACGTTGTCACAAATCGCAGTCAGAAAATCCAGTCATCAATTCCTCCAAAATCCTACTTCAAAAATTAGAGAAATCAATTCCAGGCAATAGCTCAGTAACCACTTTGGGCTATATTTCAGTGACCACTTTCAGCCATCACTTTCTCCTATGAATTCCAGAAAAAAATCACAACAGCAACTTCGGGTCACAAATGTCCAGCCTGACTTCCAATTATCAGTTATCTCAGAAATCCCAGTCAAAAATCCTAGATAGAATTTCCCCTAAAAATGTTCACAGTTACATCTTTGTCCAAAATTTGTCACAACCTTCCGTTGTCATCAGTTTCTCTTACAAATTCCTGTCGAAAATTCTAGAAAATTCCAGAAATTAATTCCAGGGAAAGCCTCAGAAGCAAACTTCATCATAGATTTCAGTTACAACTTCCAGGAAGCAGTTTGTCCTACAAATTCCAGTCATACCTTCCTGTCATAAATCTAGATCGCACAATTCACTTACGGTTCTGCGTCACCGATTCTAaaggcttcctcctctcctgagATCCATGAAGGGATTCTCCACAAAGACGCCGGGGCAGGTTGAAGCTCTGGGAAGAAGGCAGTGCAGCTACTGTTCAGCACCTCCTCTCAGCCACAGCTGAGACACGCCTGGTAGTTAAGAGCCAAACCCCACCCCTTTACTGACCCCCTCAATCCAACCAAACCCTCTTTACTCCTCCCACGAATCCTGACCAACCCAGAGCTCGCAGTACCCGAGATGGCACGAATTCATAGGGTTCCCACCACACGACCTTCCTCCAATCAGGCCCCTTCTCAATTTGTTGCTGGGCCTTCCCCAAAGCTGCCTTTGCAGAAGAGCACCCAGTTTCTAGAAAATTTCTAGAAAATTTCTAGAAAATTTCTGGAACCTTCCATAATCTGCCAGGGCCACAGACCTCACGCTGTCCAGCAAGGGGAagacttcctatgtgcaaattgCCCGCCCAACCTGAAGACAATAGGGAGAAgctccgtggcctagtggcaagaggtcaggcctggaagtcctaaGACCTGGGGTCtcctaccagctctgccacttgcttgctgggtgtccttgggcaaatcatttaacttccctggacctcagtttcctcatctgtaaaatgagggttcgctacttgttctctctcccagtaCGGTTGTGACTCCTAATGAGGAACAGGGGTGGTGACCACCCAGATCAActcatatctacttcagcacttagaacggtgcttgacatgtagttagTGCTTACAAAATTatgatttactgagctcttgctgtgtgctaagcatttgggatagtataaCATAAATGAATTGGAGTCAAATCTTAATGGCAACCTCATTATCCAAATTTGTCACCACTTTCAGTCACTCTTTTCTCTTGAAAGTCCCATTCCAAAATTCTTGTAATGAATTCCAGTCCCTTTGTTCCAAATTTCAGTCACAACTTGCAGTCATCAATCTCTTTCAAAAATTCCATTCAATTATTCTAGAAACAAATTCTAGATAAAAATCATTCAGTCTATCGTATTCatacacagcactgaactaatgcCAGGAGAAATATTATTCAATGGAGTTGGTCGACATGATTGcctacctcaaggagcttgcagtctagaccaGGAGATGGACATGTAAATAAATTAGATTGGAAAATGGCAGAGAATcaggatatggacataactgcTATGAAACTCAGGGCAGGATCCGGTACCCACATGTACTGCAGTCTGCCTTA
This genomic stretch from Ornithorhynchus anatinus isolate Pmale09 chromosome X1, mOrnAna1.pri.v4, whole genome shotgun sequence harbors:
- the LOC114806513 gene encoding uncharacterized protein LOC114806513; translated protein: MESQESEFEIEYLVGQTAGTTSEEPSGSYAPPEDQAWLVLRIWVEGARDLEGNSKPDEAKGVAIQALAEGLHDLWRKLEGKDFWIETISSYNLAEVDRNWMEKRVGLSRGWGYIVNKRWKVDPNGPIIRDPRVLRSALQTLVESIHDLWYRLGQREDSKDSRPWEFIVETGSFVDEFPDIPMKGEGEMEEESGEEGDEEWWEKGADTNVHDIWGPGVEESDIDTDEESNPEDGAVMHYSHFKALALWESPKYMTGKKGMARGMWDFEPLNGILREIVPPVWEDTSEAWARDSLEADQQQVTPFHFLPKHKWYPLLEESSEEDVQPIHILEDRGDFMPGVSPSDAPLWPAKKSRAPWSSRIDSWALSEATAQLIPMVTTYQGSEDKVPENAPWLPGPSTDNWFLSRPLDPFSQPKITFTWGKQRYCWTRLPWGFLHNIAIFHPAVQGVLAELYPRVAPDEKELLCWGVSEEKTQRVTGIIIKRLTGVGLKLDAHEAQLVQREGSFLGLKVEACKWKLGPISLILINPNLASCNLPAISPTM